The following are from one region of the Capsicum annuum cultivar UCD-10X-F1 chromosome 1, UCD10Xv1.1, whole genome shotgun sequence genome:
- the LOC107870338 gene encoding uncharacterized protein LOC107870338 isoform X1 — protein MAQFMILLIKPLSLVKFTCFFGVRTICIVVQTWTELLRAAMSFHASILWRLIIWAIAILSLPIRSLTALQRERALEMHLQEMQIEFANLVWERKELEKKILIAIKEKKIIQAMLAELEDEHDEAIVKIEELEGQLKDLKVENQRLIEVHGKALSDRKDHFDAQVMQGCSDSVPFWKSSGIESVDIDKSKSGSMNPDFMGARSYQDVKPCARATSEDFEMSDVLHQQRDLAVFRTLFSAILSLLVGTIVWKAEDACMPLVLALFAVVGMSLWSVVQFFSTIKNAVVGMSLWSVVQFFSTIKNTPASDAVALLSFNWFLLGTLTYPTLPRITPVFAPALWTLSDRTVELLGF, from the exons ATGGCACAGTTTATGATCTTGCTGATCAAGCCTTTATCACTAGTCAAATTCACTTGCTTCTTCGGTGTGAGAACCATATGCATTGTTGTCCAAACATGGACAGAGCTGCTGAGAGCTGCTATGAGTTTTCATGCCAGCATACTCTGGAGATTGATTATTTGGGCTATTGCTATTCTATCTTTGCCTATACGAAGTTTAACTGCTCTACAGAGGGAAAGGGCG CTGGAAATGCATCTGCAGGAAATGCAGATCGAGTTTGCGAACCTTGTCTGGGAAAGGAAGGAACTTGAGAAGAAAATACTAATAGCCATCAAGGAAAAAAAGATAATACAGGCCATGCTAGCAGAACTTGAGGATGAACACGACGAGGCCATCGTCAAAATTGAGGAATTGGAGGGCCAG CTTAAGGATCTGAAGGTGGAAAATCAACGATTGATCGAAGTTCATGGTAAAGCACTTTCTGACCGGAAAGACCATTTTGATGCCCAAGTAATGCAAGGCTGTAGCGACTCTGTTCCATTTTGGAAATCAAGTGGCATTGAGAGCGTAGACATAGATAAAAGCAAAAGTGGAAGCATGAACCCTGATTTTATGGGCGCCAGATCCTATCAAGATGTCAAGCCATGTGCTCGAGCCACCTCTGAGGATTTTGAGATGAGTGATGTGCTACACCAACAAAGGGATCTAGCTGTGTTCCGGACCCTTTTTAGTGCAATATTGTCTCTCTTAGTGGGAACAATCGTATGGAAAGCTGAAGATGCATGCATGCCTCTAGTTCTCGCCCTATTTGCTGTCGTTGGCATGTCATTGTGGAGTGTGGTCCAGTTCTTCTCAACTATTAAGAATGCTGTCGTTGGCATGTCATTGTGGAGTGTGGTCCAGTTCTTCTCAACTATTAAGAATACACCCGCATCTGATGCAGTTGCTCTCTTGAGCTTCAACTGGTTTTTACTTGGAACGCTAACGTATCCTACGTTGCCAAGGATCACTCCTGTATTTGCACCGGCGTTGTGGACTCTCTCAGACCGGACAGTGGAGCTGCTAGGTTTCTAA
- the LOC107870338 gene encoding uncharacterized protein LOC107870338 isoform X2: protein MAQFMILLIKPLSLVKFTCFFGVRTICIVVQTWTELLRAAMSFHASILWRLIIWAIAILSLPIRSLTALQRERALEMHLQEMQIEFANLVWERKELEKKILIAIKEKKIIQAMLAELEDEHDEAIVKIEELEGQLKDLKVENQRLIEVHGKALSDRKDHFDAQVMQGCSDSVPFWKSSGIESVDIDKSKSGSMNPDFMGARSYQDVKPCARATSEDFEMSDVLHQQRDLAVFRTLFSAILSLLVGTIVWKAEDACMPLVLALFAVVGMSLWSVVQFFSTIKNTPASDAVALLSFNWFLLGTLTYPTLPRITPVFAPALWTLSDRTVELLGF from the exons ATGGCACAGTTTATGATCTTGCTGATCAAGCCTTTATCACTAGTCAAATTCACTTGCTTCTTCGGTGTGAGAACCATATGCATTGTTGTCCAAACATGGACAGAGCTGCTGAGAGCTGCTATGAGTTTTCATGCCAGCATACTCTGGAGATTGATTATTTGGGCTATTGCTATTCTATCTTTGCCTATACGAAGTTTAACTGCTCTACAGAGGGAAAGGGCG CTGGAAATGCATCTGCAGGAAATGCAGATCGAGTTTGCGAACCTTGTCTGGGAAAGGAAGGAACTTGAGAAGAAAATACTAATAGCCATCAAGGAAAAAAAGATAATACAGGCCATGCTAGCAGAACTTGAGGATGAACACGACGAGGCCATCGTCAAAATTGAGGAATTGGAGGGCCAG CTTAAGGATCTGAAGGTGGAAAATCAACGATTGATCGAAGTTCATGGTAAAGCACTTTCTGACCGGAAAGACCATTTTGATGCCCAAGTAATGCAAGGCTGTAGCGACTCTGTTCCATTTTGGAAATCAAGTGGCATTGAGAGCGTAGACATAGATAAAAGCAAAAGTGGAAGCATGAACCCTGATTTTATGGGCGCCAGATCCTATCAAGATGTCAAGCCATGTGCTCGAGCCACCTCTGAGGATTTTGAGATGAGTGATGTGCTACACCAACAAAGGGATCTAGCTGTGTTCCGGACCCTTTTTAGTGCAATATTGTCTCTCTTAGTGGGAACAATCGTATGGAAAGCTGAAGATGCATGCATGCCTCTAGTTCTCGCCCTATTTGCTGTCGTTGGCATGTCATTGTGGAGTGTG GTCCAGTTCTTCTCAACTATTAAGAATACACCCGCATCTGATGCAGTTGCTCTCTTGAGCTTCAACTGGTTTTTACTTGGAACGCTAACGTATCCTACGTTGCCAAGGATCACTCCTGTATTTGCACCGGCGTTGTGGACTCTCTCAGACCGGACAGTGGAGCTGCTAGGTTTCTAA